The Trichoderma atroviride chromosome 5, complete sequence genome contains a region encoding:
- a CDS encoding uncharacterized protein (EggNog:ENOG41) gives MIARLDTRSLGRIKSLLGWVAFARRPLTQVECRSAMAFGQGVIETPMMPPQYIFEMCMPLIQENKDGTFSFIHVSVKDHLKSPESTIGLIEADARCEHGVASITCLLAGFRVFDTAYDSNDRNLRILRGIHGFHIYATEYWLEDLLCSNAAFGGSEIAALLCSTARILADRLNVASHLAGTSTEQELRTLDDRLGNFADQGAVYDMLRYALMERSAKTNSDQAKHESFSASLTRSEPHSLKDLLASYQASIRYLLSISSFPGVTLGELEKFKREFRTAAFTCRVRNCPCATKGFSDEKKLSEHERRHVQRISCTVPGCPYPPLPSSRALKAHMSKCHGITQRIAEVTRISTQKSVKTESRQRAINSTDVAAQKRGYGVGGMAQQQQQQQEQEQQQQALNHALQDYEMQKLLLKIQNRKRLQVAQAEEQQTAESVQSSFDGQHTGEPEHLSATQKMQQQKERLMMARHESPYNTSLNRPSPDGQHTDAPEQIPAALTQTFKQQPPHDELEQQQQFGNHINAANPQMIAQLTAAQQQAMWQQQQQQQHQQQQIATALQNSNFNNMNIPGQGQPTSEQQAQMMQRQRQIIAAQQQQQHPYELSPAQEQQMFQSHFQQVGVNNPSATTVNRQQQQQQQQQQQAQAQAQAQAEAQAQAQAQAQGGVQAPVAQYRPPMYHPGQIKNLPFLSDNEMTKYEQGLRGLWTKMNGSPTNSPDQMAARQKIIEFSRMLIGKIQQRRILAARQQDQQQP, from the exons ATGATTGCCAGGTTGGACACGAGATCACTTGGGCGCATCAAATCTCTTTTGGGATGGGTGGCATTCGCCAGGCGGCCGCTAACACAAGTTGAATGTCGCTCAGCTATGGCATTTGGTCAAGGAGTTATAGAGACTCCTATGATGCCACCCCAGTACATTTTTGAAATGTGTATGCCGCTTATTCAAGAGAATAAAGATGGTACTTTCTCATTCATTCATGTTTCAGTCAAAGA CCATCTCAAATCGCCTGAGAGTACGATTGGTTTGATCGAGGCTGACGCCAGATGCGAACATGGAGTGGCATCCATCACCTGTCTACTAGCCGGTTTTCGAGTTTTCGATACAGCGTATGACTCAAATGATCGAAATTTGAGAATCTTGAGAGGCATTCATGGTTTTCACATTTATGCAACAGAGTATTGGCTCGAAGACTTGCTATGTAGCAATGCTGCTTTCGGTGGCAGCGAGATTGCGGCTCTTCTGTGCTCGACAGCTAGAATATTGGCAGACCGCCTAAATGTGGCGAGCCATCTAGCGGGAACTTCAACAGAGCAAGAACTGCGTACATTAGACGATCGTCTAGGCAACTTCGCAGACCAAGGAGCCGTATATGACATGCTACGGTATGCCTTGATGGAGAGGTCCGCGAAAACTAACTCTGACCAAGCCAAGCACGAAAGCT TTTCTGCTAGTCTCACCCGGTCTGAACCCCATAGTCTCAAGGACTTGCTGGCTAGCTATCAAGCTAGCATCCGGTACCTATTGTCGATCTCCTCGTTCCCAGGAGTAACATTAGGGGAATTGGAGAAATTTAAACGAGAGTTTCGAACAGCCGCATTTACTTGCCGTGTTCGAAATTGTCCCTGCGCAACCAAAGGCTTCTCTGACGAAAAGAAACTATCGGAGCATGAACGAAGACACGTACAAAGGATCAGTTGTACAGTCCCTGGCTGCCCATACCCACCACTACCTTCGTCTCGTGCGCTCAAGGCTCACATGTCCAAATGTCACGGTATAACACAGAGAATTGCGGAAGTGACTAGAATAAGCACCCAGAAAAGCGTGAAGACAGAGAGTCGTCAACGTGCTATCAATAGCACGGACGTTGCAGCACAGAAGAGAGGCTATGGGGTTGGCGGAatggcgcagcagcagcagcagcagcaggagcaggagcaacaacagcaagctCTAAACCACGCATTACAGGATTACGAAATgcaaaagcttttattaaaaatcCAAAATAGAAAACGTCTGCAGGTGGCTCAGGCCGAAGAACAACAAACTGCAGAGTCAGTTCAGTCCTCTTTTGATGGGCAGCATACAGGCGAACCCGAGCACCTAAGCGCTACACAGAAAAtgcaacaacaaaaagaacGCCTCATGATGGCTCGGCACGAGTCACCATATAACACAAGTCTGAATCGGCCTTCACCGGATGGGCAGCATACAGATGCGCCGGAGCAAATACCCGCTGCATTAACGCAAACATTTaagcagcagccgcctcaTGATGAgctcgagcagcagcaacaat TTGGTAACCACATCAATGCCGCCAATCCTCAAATGATTGCCCAACTCACCGCTGCCCAACAACAAGCCatgtggcagcagcaacaacaacagcaacatcagcagcagcagatagCGACCGCTCTCCAGAATAGCAATTTTAATAACATGAACATTCCTGGACAAGGCCAGCCCACGTCTGAACAGCAAGCGCAGATGATGCAACGTCAACGTCAAATTATAGCggcgcagcaacagcagcaacatccaTATGAACTGAGCCCTGCACAAGAACAGCAAATGTTTCAGTCCCACTTTCAGCAAG TTGGCGTAAACAATCCGAGCGCAACGACGGTCaatcgccagcagcagcagcagcagcagcagcagcagcaagcccaggcccaggcacAAGCTCAAGCGGAGGCTCAAgcacaggctcaggctcaggctcagggcGGTGTACAGGCTCCGGTTGCTCAGTACCGGCCTCCCATGTATCACCCCGGCCAGATCAAAAACCTGCCCTTTCTCAGCGATAATGAGATGACCAAATACGAACAAGGATTGCGTGGTCTCTGGACTAAGATGAATGGCTCACCAACCAACAGCCCAGACCAGATGGCAGCTCGACAAAAGATTATTGAGTTCTCCCGAATGCTGATTGGGAAGATCCAGCAGAGACGGATACTTGCCGCTCGGCAGCAGGATCAGCAACAGCCTTAA
- a CDS encoding uncharacterized protein (EggNog:ENOG41), giving the protein MSLRAGPISIPGRRIIREAFDGLQQTVSPVEAKDFQHTSLEDVQKAALAIENQLAARKTLRNMRRLMPLFQGLEHYSQSIEVLCNGTPYLPWIWAPIKLILTVASDFVEAFERIVTAYSQIAESLPRMEMLNEAFGKNIQFQETLAVFYSDILNFHRYAYLFVRRSSWKVFFLTSWGRFQRRFDTILADMKAHEELIDKTANAVNILEASKMRESLRDQRNENLNDVAKQEDDVSARQYQAIVGWLQIDDTDQQIIFDSIASEAEKNEGTCNWILKQPILVSWMRTQSETPFVWLQGHPGAGKSVLATQIDAFLRSSHQSLVVRHFCAYSYGSSVQFDQILRSLLIQLIRPNSDLISYIYEEFVLAKQAASIKSLSQLVRTICEAISPIPSKKKYVHIILDGLDECDVEKQGRITNLLETLISLGSPANSGVVKILISSRPTSFLLKRFRKRSTVSLADEKGRIGEAIENYAYQKLSLLDNRFSDLGIRDADIKDLSHRVSLKSDGMFLWARLVLEYISSNVFYDREEVLRSVDMLPRELSDL; this is encoded by the exons ATGTCTTTAAGGGCTGGTCCAATATCTATTCCCGGTCGGCGTATCATTCGCGAGGCCTTCGACGGGCTTCAGCAGACCGTGTCGCCGGTAGAGGCAAAAGATTTCCAGCATACCAGTTTGGAAGACGTCCAAAAAGCAGCACTTGCTATCGAGAACCAGCTAGCAGCCAGGAAAACGCTCAGAAACATGCGCCGCTTGATGCCTTTGTTCCAAGGGTTGGAACATTACTCGCAGTCAATCGAGGTGTTGTGCAATGGCACGCCATATCTGCCTTGGATCTGGGCTCCTATAAAATTAATCCTGACA GTCGCATCAGACTTTGTTGAAGCTTTTGAGCGAATTGTTACCGCGTATTCACAGATTGCAGAATCTTTACCCAGAATGGAAATGCTTAATGAAGCTTTCGGGAAAAATATTCAGTTTCAAGAGACTTTGGCCGTTTTCTATTCAGACATATTGAATTTCCACCGCTACGCATACCTCTTTGTTCGGAGAAGTA GCTGGAAGGTCTTCTTTCTCACATCATGGGGTAGATTTCAACGGCGTTTCGACACGATTCTCGCTGATATGAAAGCTCATGAAGAACTCATTGACAAGACGGCCAATGCTGTCAATATCTTGGAAGCCTCcaagatgagagaaagcCTACGTGATCAGAGAAATGAAAATCTTAACGACGTTGCaaagcaagaagatgatgtctcTGCTAGACAGTACCAGGCCATCGTTGGATGGCTGCAAATAGATGATACAGACCAGCAAATTATCTTTGACTCAATCGCgtcagaagcagaaaaaaatgaagggACTTGCAATTGGATATTGAAGCAACCGATTCTCGTATCTTGGATGAGAACTCAGTCGGAAACACCATTTGTTTGGCTTCAAGGCCATCCAGGAGCGGGTAAAAGTGTATTGGCAACACAAATTGACGCTTTTCTTCGAAGCAGCCATCAGTCTCTCGTCGTTCGCCATTTTTGCGCCTACTCTTATGGTTCATCGGTCCAATTTGATCAAATTCTCCGATCACTACTTATTCAGCTGATTCGACCAAATAGTGACCTAATAAGCTATATTTATGAGGAGTTTGTCTTGGCGAAACAAGCCGCTTCGATCAAATCGCTATCTCAGTTGGTCCGGACCATTTGCGAAGCTATCTCACCTATCCCTTCCAAGAAGAAATATGTCCATATCATTCTAGATGGGCTAGATGAATGCGATGTTGAGAAACAAGGAAGAATAACGAACCTACTGGAGACGCTGATTTCTTTGGGGAGCCCAGCGAATTCTGGGGTGGTTAAAATACTGATTTCCAGTCGGCCAACATCATTCCTGTTGAAGAGATTTCGAAAGCGATCCACTGTTTCACTTGCCGACGAAAAAGGTAGAATTGGAGAGGCCATCGAAAATTACGCTTATCAGAAGTTAAGCCTCTTGGATAATCGATTCTCAGACCTTGGCATACGTGACGCAGATATTAAAGACCTCTCTCATCGCGTATCCTTGAAATCTGACG GTATGTTTCTGTGGGCTCGACTGGTCTTGGAATATATATCATCAAATGTCTTTTACGATCGCGAAGAAGTGCTTCGTTCAGTCGATATGCTTCCTAGAGAGCTGAGCGACTTGTGA
- a CDS encoding uncharacterized protein (EggNog:ENOG41~TransMembrane:1 (o766-788i)), which translates to MSTSFDYNAGHTIDSEAQVGDNSTQESLCGSLKQIVCFGEIIGIIGKCGSGTMVPDASITGFRARLESCEKFVSIDNDSINGVIDPDYTHLTDLLLNEAELDLQLKCTFDYSRSPGAGKRTSSRLPKYAIPCTISIIIYGPFEMLTDIGNFFQTCEMYLQDPSDCDRNVRYCNPHRLSSIDFSSCPWTSDLETHLNNLVEMKPLSSMPELLDVLESSEKLPEAMQPDAIQTPLERHQRQALTFMLRRERGWALDGSRPDLWEYMESGQRHWFVNHVSNAYQDEEPEEFSGGIIADPMGLGKTLTMISLVATDVQPHEPVMDVDDVITSATTLIIVPPPLLGTWEEQLSEHVSSGTLNWCRHHGKTKLSENMLYNGINIVLTTYHTVSAEWKSHGEHSPSILFSTRWRRVILDEAHFIRNSSSQLTRATCAINAAARWAVTGTPIQNRLSDLTTLFSFLRVYPYSNRKHFDDDITHLWKEGNADEALKRLKRLAAYLILRRTQNTIQLPLRRDLQCAVEFTEAEREVYEEIRNTTIARIDDMLYESNDDARPLEYINVLQQIEAMRMVCNLGLHYHGRRNLGAIAQNKLDNWVTAAQQTFNLQGEMGGMQCRYCFTVADTSASLLNDTQSQQPFQLSKCLQLICFDCINMKQPIDCGHSPPCDFARVYLNANNLEETSLPTNHFERAASLPQTLKFPPKVTALVAQLKTLPPGVKSVVFSIWRTTLDIVEAGLNQASIQCLRFDGGIPLRDRQAVIDRFRQDSRPSVLLLTLSCGAVGLTLTVASHAFLMEPHWNPTLEDQALARIYRLGQRNEVTTVRFYVRDSFEQRVMDVQKSKREMAAVLLQPQDSGAGTSLSTLQSLRSLL; encoded by the exons ATGTCTACTTCATTTGACTACAATGCTGGCCATACAATCGATTCCGAAGCTCAAGTTGGCGATAACTCTACCCAGGAGAGCCTATGTGGAAGTCTCAAGCAGATAGTATGCTTTGGAGAG ATCATTGGCATCATCGGCAAATGTGGGAGTGGTACCATGGTACCAGATGCCAGTATCACCGGTTTTCGAGCAAGACTAGAATCGTGTGAAAAGTTTGTATCCATCGATAATGATTCCATCAATGGAGTAATTGACCCAGACTATACACATTTGACCGACTTGCTGCTGAACGAAGCTGAGCTCGACTTGCAGCTCAAATGCACATTCGATTACTCTCGGTCGCCGGGCGCCGGAAAGAGAACTTCATCTCGGTTACCCAAATATGCAATTCCATGCACCATTTCGATCATTATCTATGGTCCCTTTGAGATGCTCACTGACATTGGCAACTTCTTCCAAACCTGCGAGATGTATTTGCAAGATCCCAGCGATTGCGATAGAAATGTTAGATATTGCAACCCTCATCGTCTTTCATCGATCGACTTTAGCTCATGTCCTTGGACATCAGATCTTGAGACTCATCTAAACAACCTCGTTGAAATGAAGCCACTCTCTTCAATGCCGGAGCTATTAGATGTCCTAGAGTCGTCAGAGAAGCTTCCAGAGGCGATGCAGCCGGATGCTATTCAAACTCCCTTAGAAAG ACACCAAAGACAAGCATTGACATTCATGCTTCGGCGGGAGCGTGGATGGGCTCTTGATGGTAGTCGACCGGATCTATGGGAGTATATGGAAAGCGGTCAGAGACACTG GTTTGTCAACCATGTGTCAAATGCatatcaagatgaagagccagAAGAATTTTCTGGTGGAATCATTGCAGATCCAATGGGGCTTGGGAAGACACTCACCATGATATCCTTGGTAGCAACCGATGTTCAGCCTCACGAGCCCGTCATGGATGTTGATGACGTTATAACTTCGGCTACGACTCTTATCATTGTTCCGCCACCAT TACTCGGTACCTGGGAAGAACAGTTATCAGA GCATGTTAGTTCTGGGACCTTAAATTGGTGTCGTCACCATGGGAAAACAAAACTCTCAGAAAACATGCTCTATAATGGCATCAACATAGTCTTGACAACATATCATACAGTGTCAGCAGAGTGGAAGTCCCATGGTGAACACTCGCCATCAATTCTGTTCTCCACTCGCTGGAGACGTGTGATACTTGATGAAG CGCATTTTATTCGAAACAGCTCCTCTCAATTGACCCGTGCAACATGCGCTATCAATGCCGCTGCTCGATGGGCAGTAACGGGTACACCGATCCAAAATCGATTGTCAGATCTAACAACACTTTTCAGTTTCTTACGAGTGTATCCATACTCAAATCGAAAGCAtttcgacgacgacatcacCCATTTATGGAAGGAGGGAAATGCTGACGAGGCGTTGAAGAGACTTAAGAGGCTCGCGGCTTATCTCATCTTACGGCGGACGCAGAACACAATACAGCTTCCCTTACGACGTGATCTACAATGCGCCGTCGAGTTCACAGAGGCAGAAAGAGAGGTTTATGAGGAAATCCGAAATACAACAATCGCCCGTATTGACGATATGTTATATGAGAGCAACGATGACGCACGCCCTCTCGAATACATCAATGTTCTTCAGCAGATCGAGGCCATGCGCATGGTATGCAACCTGGGACTACACTACCATGGCCGTCGGAATCTTGGAGCAATAGCGCAAAACAAGCTGGATAACTGGGTGACTGCTGCTCAACAAACCTTTAACCTCCAGGGTGAAATGGGCGGCATGCAGTGCCGATACTGCTTTACTGTTGCCGATACGTCTGCTAGCTTGTTGAACGACACTCAAAGCCAACAGCCATTTCAATTATCAAAATGTCTGCAGCTTATTTGTTTCGACTGCATCAACATGAAACAGCCTATTGATTGCGGGCATAGCCCTCCATGCGATTTTGCACGGGTCTATTTAAATGCTAATAACTTGGAAGAGACATCTTTGCCTACGAATCACTTTGAACGCGCAGCATCCTTGCCCCAGACCCTGAAGTTTCCACCGAAAGTAACGGCTCTTGTAGCTCAGCTAAAAACCCTTCCACCGGGTGTTAAAAG CGTCGTCTTTTCTATTTGGCGAACCACATTGGATATTGTCGAAGCCGGACTGAATCAAGCATCTATACAATGCCTTCGTTTCGACGGAGGTATTCCATTGAGGGACAGACAGGCAGTAATTGACCGATTTCGTCAAGACTCGAGGCCGAGTGTGCTTTTATTGACTCTGTCATGCGGCGCAGTTGG GTTGACACTCACTGTGGCCTCACATGCTTTCCTTATGGAGCCCCACTG GAATCCAACATTGGAAGATCAGGCGCTGGCGCGTATTTACAGGCTTGGTCAGAGAAATGAAGTTACCACCGTTCGCTTTTATGTGCGGGACTCTTTCGAACAG CGTGTAATGGATGTTCAAAAGtcaaaaagagagatggCAGCTGTTCTCTTACAGCCACAGGATTCAGGAGCAGGGACCAGTTTGTCTACGCTACAG AGTTTGAGGTCTCTTTTGTAA